Genomic DNA from Desulfonema ishimotonii:
CGCTGAAGCGGGTTGGTCCGGGGATGATGAAAAGTTTGTACCTGTGAAAAATCCGGTTTTCCGGCTATCCGAATCCCGGAACGGTAGCGCCGCCTTCCACGGCGGCGCTTTCGGGGCGCAACCGTTTTCGCGGGGGTGGAACCCCGCGCTACCGTCCGGTGTGGCGGGTATTTTTGTTTTGCATAATTCCCTTGTTATAAAAATGGCATATTTTTTGCTTTCAAATTTAGAGTTTGTCTGCTTTTCCAATGATTTTCTGACTGAATCACCATAGGAGAAAAAGAATGAAAAATTTTTGCCGGTTGTTACCCTGCCTGCTGATTGGCATGGCTGTTCTTTGTGCGGGAAGTCAGGCGGAAGCTGTTGATGATTCCGCCATAGAAGTTACGCCTTCTTTTACGTTTACGGCCCCGGAGGAACCTGTCAGTTTTTGGGCTAAAACGGACGAAGTGGTCGGAATGCAAATTGTGATTAAAGAGGCTGATGGAAGTATTGTTGAATATTCCCCTGCTGATGGTGTTTATAATTCGAATTCGGGGCGGTATGAGTGGAACGATTTGGAGATTTTAGAGCAGAATAAATATTATGAAGTGAGTTATTTAGTGGAAGGAAATGGGGGATTTGAGGAAATTTCCAAAAGAACACTTGTTTCTGCCATAGAAATTATACCTTCCTTTACTTTGACGGACACGGCTTCGAGGAAAGTTGTCGATTTTTGGGCTAAAGCGACGGAAAATGTAGCCAGTATGTGGCTTGAAATTAAAAAGGTTGATGGAAGTGTTGTTTATTCGTCTGCTGATGCTGAGGGTGAGTATGATTCGAATTCGGAGCGGTATCAGTATGATTGGGCGGTAAATGAGGCTGTTTTTGATGCGGACGGAACGTATATCGTGAGGTATCACGGAGAAATTTCCGATGGCGCATCTTTTGTCGCTGGGGAAACAACTTCGGTTGTGAAATCGACGGGATCGCCCTGTTCACCTCTGAATGCGTTTAATCTTACCGCACCCGCACCGGATGAAGATGTCCGTTTTCCTTCTGTCACGCTGGAGTGGGAACCTGCCAGCAGCCCGGAGTGTTCCGATGTCACGTACACGGTGATGCTGGCCCGGTTTGATTTTGATGCGGACGTGGAAGAATTGTCAGCAGCATCTGATGAAGTAATATTCAGTGACCCTGTTCAGAATGAAGACCTGGAAGAGTTGCAAGACACTATTTGGATGTTACAAAATGCCGAACCGGGTATCTATTTTTGGAAAGTCAGAGCGGAAGACGGAAATAACGAGTCTGTCGAAACAGATCCGCAGATGTTTCAGCTCAGGCCGATCGAGTTGATTTTTCCGATAAATATGAGCTACATTCGACCATCTAAAACTCGCTTGGTATGGGAAGATCTTGGAATTGAAAACATAACTTACGAGATTTCAGTTTCTAAATGCTTGTCTGGCTCTTGCACTCCATTTGAAGGCAGTTCTGATTCTGCTCACTACTTGTATGAAGATGTATCCGCTTCTTCATATTATCGTTGGAGTGTTCAGGCATTGAACGCAAATGGGATGGCAGTAGCCGGTAGCAGAAAATTTATTTTTTTTGGTGATGGGGAAGCTCCTATGAGTGGAGAGCTTCAAATTCCAATTTTCCCGTCTAATATTTTGGATAAAAACATTACAGTCTCTTTTTATGATTTAGATGATGAGATATTGGCAGATAGAAAATTCTGGAGTGATGATACGACAGGTGATATTAATAAGTATGAAGACACTTTGAAAATCGTTTTGGACGGTGGACTATGTGGAATTCCCTATAATATTAAAGTTACAGTTAATGGATATGAAGATCAGATCCTGAGAAATATTGTTATACCGGAACTTGATACGGAAGAGACTGAAGTTATCTCTTTTACTCTTGAAGGCGATTTAGATCATAGCGGAACTGTTACAGACTCGGATCTTGAGCTTGGGTTTGACATTTTTTGCGGATTCACACAGGCACCGGATGTTCTGGTTACGCTGGAAGATCTTGCAAAAATTGCGAAGATCATAAGTGAGGATACATAAAATGCGGTTTATTACTGAACCGGTTCTGATTTATTTAATACCCTAATATTATGGATATTCTGATGATTTTGAAACGTGTTTTATTCTACCGAATCGCTCTGAGCCTCATGTTCTTTATAATTTTTCCGTATTTCGCACAGGCCAGTGAAAAACTTGAACTCCCATCTTCTCCCAACCCTGTTGGTTCCGGCGCACGAGCGTTGGGAATGGGGGGGGCGTTTATTGCCGTTGCTGATGATGCGACTTCCGCATCTTGGAATCCCGGCGGACTGATCCAGGTCAAACGACCGGAATACTCCGTTGTTTTATCTTCTTTTCACCGCATTGAAGATAATGCCTTTGGTAAATATCCGGAGGCATCCGGTGATCAGAATGTATCTGATGTCAATCTGAACTATGCCAGCCTGACCTATCCTTTTGATTTTCTGAAGCGGAATATGGCGGTTTCGCTGAATTACCAGCACCTGTTTGATTTTTCACGGGAATGGGATTTTTCCTACTCTTATCAGTCGAGCCGTTTAAAGACTCATCGGACGGAAGATTTTGAACGGGAAGGGCAACTCTATGCGCTGGGGCTTGCCTATTGTATTCAGGTGACGCCCAAATTTTCTTTCGGAGTAACGCTCAATCTCTGGAATGACTGGTTCAATGATAATGAATGGCATCAGAAGGAATATCGCCGGGACCAGGATACGCATATTGCCAGCGGCGATGTCACGGAAACGGAGTACACTTGGCGTGACGAATATTCGTTTGACGGCATTAATGCTAATATCGGATTTTTATGGAATATAACCGATCACTGGACGGTGGGTGCGGTATTGAAAACCCCGTTTACCGGGGATTTGCATCATAAAAGTACATTTTACTCTTCTTTATCGCAAGAGCTTCAGGTTTCTTCCGGCGACGCCGAACTGGACATGCCCATGTCCTACGGTATCGGCGTGGCCTGGCATCCGACGGATCAGCTCACCGTTTCGGCGGATATTTACCGGACCGAGTGGGATGATTTTATTCTGGAGGATGCGGACGGTTCGCGTACTTCCATGGTCAGCGGGCTGGCGGAATCCGAATCTGATGTTGATCCCACCTGTCAGGTTCGCGCAGGGGCGGAATATCTTTTTCTCTTCCCGGAAAAGGGCTACGTGGTTCCCCTGCGGGGAGGGGTGTTTTATGACCCGGCTCCGGCAGAGGGCAGTTCGGACGATTTCTACGGCTTCAGCCTGGGCACAGGGTTTGCCAAATCTCCCTATGTTTTCGATATCGCCTATCAGTACCGGTTTAGCTGGGATGTGAACGAGTATCTGCTGCCAAGCCTGGATTTCTCACAGGATGTGGATGAGCATACCCTGTATGTCTCATTTATTTATCACTTCTGATATTTTTTTCTCCTTAAAATGCCCGTTCTGCCTGCTCAAAAGGCAGGACGGGCATTCCCTGTTTTCCTTCACCGATCTCTTTTAGCGGCAAGTAACCACACCGAAATAACATTTCCCGAATATACTGTGTCCATTTTGATCTATGAAACTAATTCCCGTTTTCGCGGAAATGGCAGGTGGATTAAGGACAATGCTTTCCTGTTTCGTGAATTAGCAGCATCATATTTGGTAATATTTCTCTACAAAATTTGTTGGGTTTGCTTTGGCAGCAGATCCATATAATTTTTTTTATAAGCATAGCTTTTATTATAACAAAAGTTAATAAAGAACTCGCCCTGCCATTTAACGGTAGCGACTGTGTTAACTGTCAAGCAAAATTTGGGTTCCATGACTCATTTTTTGCGGCCATACAGTTGATGATAACAATGATTTTTCTCATACAGGCGACAACCGCCACCATCTTTTCCTTACCGCCGGAAACGAGGCGATTATAATATGACCGGATAACCGGGTTGTGTCGGATTGCGGCAAGAGTTGGCATATAAAGCATTGTTCTGACTTCACAGCGTCCGCCGCCGGTCATCCGTTTTCCCCGGAACTGCCCGCTGTCCCGATTGATCGGAGCCGTTCCGGTCAGAGCCGCAGCCTGCCTTCTGCTCAGGGTGCCCAGCTCCGGCATATCAGTTACCAAAGCGGCGGCGGTTTTTTCCCCGATGCCCGGGAAAGACTGAATTATCTCAGCTTTCTGTTTCAGTTCCGGAGAGGCTGGGATCAGAGTTCGGACCTGCTCATCGACCGCTGCGATCTGGGCGTTCAGGGTATTAATCACAGTCTGAAGACTCTGAGCTGTGAACTCATCCCGGCTGTGTTCCGTGCGGTTTTTTTCGGCAGTCCGCATCTTTTTCAGCTGACGTTTCCTGGCAGTCAGAACTCTGATTCTGACCACATTCTTATCAGGAGCATCGGTGGCCGGTGGCTGCAATGTCGCACCGAACCGGGCAATGACACGGGCGTCGATCCTGTCGGTTTTGGCGGTCTGCCCGATCGCTTTTGCAAAATCCCGGATGCGTTTCGGGTTGACAATGGCGACCGGAAGCCCGGCTGCGAAAAGTTCTTCGGCCAGGGGAATTTCATAACCGCCGGTGGCTTCCATGACAATCAGTTCCGGCTTCGCCGAGACGAAGTGTCTGACAGTATCCCGGATGTTTTTTTCAGTGTAATCAATATGATGATCAGATCCGTCGGCAAGACAGTGAACATCAAAAGTGTTTTTGGAAATATCAATGCCTATGCAATTGTTCATAATTTGCTGGTCCCTTCCTTGCAGATGCGGGGTCATTCTGATCGCCCCCTGCGACTGTCCGGGGTTATAATGGCGGTGAACGGATCAGGCTACTGCCGGGGTCGGACCCCGAGGGCGGGACGAACTCGCCACCGCAGTCTGCCCGGCGGCAGCTGCCGCCGGGCAGACCTGACATCACATAATCCTTGGAACACTTTAGTATACTCCACCGCATGGGGCGGTTCAATCATGATTCACAACATACAAGGGCGGGGTTACGTCCCCGCCGGAGTACTCCCCAGATCAACGGGCAAAAAATAATTTTTGCACTCCTTCACCCCCCTCCAGAGTGCGAAAACTGAGCGAAGCGATTTTTTGCACCGCGCCAGAAGTGTTGGGTGACGCCTGTATCAGAGACACATCTATCCGAAAATATGAAGACCCCCGTGCCTGCCTTGCCCGCTTGCGTCTGAACGGTTTCTGAAAAAAATGTCGGTCGCAACGCGGACAGGGCAACCACAGGGGAGGTGTCACTGTACACAATGTCATTTTTGCGAAATCAGGAATCTGACGACTTTGATTTTTTTGTGCATTTCCGAAGCGTTATATTGCCCGCCGACAAATCTGACGGGGCCGTAACCCAGTGTTTTGTCAATTTTGTTTCTGTGAGTTCGGAAGATTTCGGAGTGCAAAAGTTAAGCCCCGAAAGGGGCGGTCTTTTGCAAAATCTGCGAAAAACCGGCCTCCGGCCTTAATTTTCGCACTTCGTTTCTGAGTCGCCGGTATTTTTAAAACAGCTTCTAATGGGTGATCAGAAAATCATATTTCTGGTTTCCGGGATGTTAGAAAAAGTTTTTCTGCTTGTATTGTTATGTCAGGAAGTCTGAATTTTGTGAATATTGCACAAAATTTGCATCGGAAACAGCACAATCCATTGTCTAAATATAAGAGAAAGCGTCTTTTTAAAACAGCGATCTGAGGAGGTGTGTGTGATACACTTTAATAGCAGGGGCATGGCCAAAAGCCGTAAACGGAGTCTTTATTCATTGTTCACGTTTCTGAGCGTGTTCCTGCTGCACGGAATCGCGGCTGCTGATATTTGCGATACCGTGAGCGACATTCCCAAGACCGAGTGTGAGGCGCTGGTGGAGTTATACAACAGCACGGACGGGGATAACTGGACCAACAAGTCGGGATGGCTGACAGATCCGGTTGTGGGGAACTGGTATGGCATCACGGTTAAAAGCGGGCATGTGAGGAATATCCAGTTGGGCAGCAATAATCTGACCGGGACCATTCCTTCTGCTATCGGAAACTTTGCCAATGCCGTTGATATTTATTTGGGAAATAACAATTTAAGCGGTTCGATTCCTGTTGAGATCGGGAATTTATCGAATTTGGAAACCCTTTATTTGGATCGCAACCAACTGACCGGGAATGTGCCGGAAGAAATTGCCAGTCTTACCAACCTGGAGTCGTTTGCAGTGTACAATAATCAGTTGGACGGCTGTTTGCCTGTGGCGCTGAAAAATATATCTTTGTTTTCTTTCTATTTTGCCGGTAATGATCTTCGTGAACCCGAAGATACCGATTTTCAAAACTGGCTGGATGGACTTACATTCGTATCCCGGACAAATATTCCCTGCACCATATGCGACAGCATCACTGATATTCCCAAGACCGAGTGCGAGGCGCTGGTGGCACTGTACAACAGCACGGACGGCGATAACTGGACGAATAAAGACGGGTGGCTGACGGACCCGGTGGCGGGGAACTGGAACGGGGTGACGGTTGAAAGCGGGCATGTTACGAAGATTTCCCTGTTCGGCAATAATCTGGTCGGGACGATTCCGGCGGAGATCGCCAATTTTATTAATTTATCATATCTTGATTTGTCTTCCAATCAACTAAGCGGTGCAATTCCGGCAGCGTTGGGCAATCTTGCTAATTTGCAATCGTTTAATTTGTATTCCAATCAACTGAACGGAGAAATTCCTTCGGAATTGGCCAATCTTTCAACTTTGCAGTTTCTTAATTTGTCTTGCAACCAACTGAGCGGAACAATTCCCTCGCAACTGGGTAATCTTGTTAATTTGCAGGCGCTTTGGCTGGGGGACAATGAATTGAGCGGTACGGTTCCTTTGGAATTGGGCAATCTTTCTAATCTGAATGGGCTTTCTCTGAATATCAATCAACTGAGCGGATGCCTCCCGGATAATCTGAAAAATTTACCGCTTACTTCTTTCAGTTTTGAAGACACAGATCTTGAGGAACCACAGGACGCAGATTTTCAGAACTGGCTGGCGGGAATTTCAAATTTGAGCCGGACCAACAGGCCCTGTGAAACTTCAATCTGCGACAGCATCACCGACATTCCCAAGACCGAGTGTGAGGCGCTGGTGGCACTTTACAACAGCACGGACGGGGATAACTGGACAGACAAGTCCGGATGGTTGACAGATACGGTTGCGGGGAATTGGAACGGGGTGACGGTTGAGAACGGTCATGTCACAAATATTTCCCTGTTCAATAATAACTTGGTCGGGACGATTCCGGCGGAGATCGGCAATTTTTCCGATTTGAAGCTTCTCTGGCTGGCCGAAAACCAGCTCACCGGGGAGATTCCGGCGGAAATCGGCAATCTGACAAATCTGGAAACGCTCTGGCTGGCAACCAACAGCCTGAGCGGTTCCGTTCCGGCGGAGATCGGCAATCTGACGAATCTGAAATCCCTTATGCTGCATACCAACAAGTTGACCGGTTCTCTGCCGGAGAGCATGGGGAATCTTTCGAGCTTGGAAGAGATGATGATTCAGGGCAATCTGTTTGACGGCTGCCTGCCGGAGACGCTGAAAAATCTGGCGTCGCTGTTTGTGTTTCAGTTTGATAATACCGATTTGAAAGAGCCGCAGGATACGGATTTTCAGAACTGGCTGAATGCGATTACGGTTTTGCAGAGAACCAACACCCCCTGTGAAATTTCAATCTGCGACAGCATCACCGACATTCCCAAGTCCGAGTGTGAGGCATTGGTGGCGCTGTACAACAGCACGGACGGGGATAACTGGACGAATAAGGACGGGTGGCTGACGGACCCGGTGGCGGGGAACTGGCACGGTGTGACGGTTGTGGGCGGGCATGTCACGAGTATTGATTTGAGCAGCAACAACTTGACTGGAACGATTCCGCCGGAGCTGGGCAATCTTGCCAGTTTGCAGAAGCTTTATTTGTATTCCAATCAACTGAGTGGAACGATTCCGCCGGAGCTTGGCAATCTTGCCAGTTTGCAGAGGTTTGATTTGACTTTCAATCAACTGAGTGGAACGATTCCGCCGGAGCTTGGCAATCTTGCCAATTTGGAATATCTTGCGTTGGGTCACAATGAACTGAGTGGAACGATTCCGCCGGAGCTTGGCAATCTTGCCAGTTTGCAGGTGCTTTATTTGCCTATCAATAAACTGAGTGGAACGATTCCGGCGGAGCTTGGCAATCTTGCCAGTTTGGAATATCTTTGGTTGTCTTCCAATCAACTGAGCGGATGTCTCCCGGATAGTCTGAAAAATTTATCACTCGACAGGTTCGGTTTTGAAGATACAGAACTTCAGGAACCACAGGATACGGATTTCCAGAACTGGCTGGCGGGAATTACAGATTTAATCCGGACCAACACCCCCTGCGAAACTTCAATCTGCGACAGCATCACCGACATTCCCAAAACCGAATGCGAGGCGCTGGTGGCGCTGTACAACAGCACGGACGGGGATAACTGGACCAACAAAGACGGGTGGCTGACCGATCCGGTGGCGGGGAATTGGCATGGAGTGACAGTTCAGGGCGGGCATGTTGTTGAGATTGAATTGAAAAATAACAAGCTTATTGGAACCCTGCCAGCACATTTGGGAAATTTTACCAATTTATGTACACTCGATTTAGGTGAGTATTATGGTTCTAACAGTAACCTTTTAAGTGGCACTATCCCATCGGAATTAGGAAATCTCATTAATTTACAGGAGCTTGATCTGTCTGCCAATCAACTGAGTGGCACGATTCCCCCCGAACTAGGTAATCTTTCCAGTTTGCAGACACTTAGGCTGTCTGCCAATCAACTGAGTGGCACAATCCCCCCGAACTAGGTAATCTTTCCAGTTTGCAGACACTTAGGCTGTCTTCTACACAACTGAGTGGTGCAATTCCTCCGGAGATAGGCGATCTTTCCAGTTTGCAGACGCTTTATCTGTATTCTACACAACTGAGTGGTGCAATTCCTCCGGAGATAGGCGATCTTTCCAGTTTGCAGACGCTTAATCTGTCTTCTACACAACTGAGTGGTGCAATTCCTCCGGAGATAGGCGATCTTTCCAGTTTACAGACGCTTAATCTGTCTTCTACACAACTGAGTGGTGCAATTCCTCCGGAGATAGGCGATCTTTCCAGTTTGCAGACGCTTAATCTGTCTTTTACACAACTGAGTGGTGCAATTCCTCCGGAGATAGGCGATCTTTCCAGTTTGCAGACGCTTAATCTGTCTTCTACGCAACTGAGTGGTGAAATTCCTCCGGAGATAGGCGATCTTTCCAGTTTGCAGACGCTTCATCTGTCTTCTACACAACTGAGTGGTGCAATTCCTCCGGAGATAGGCGATCTTTCCAGTTTGCAGACGCTTTATCTGTATTCTACACAACTGAGTGGTGCAATTCCTCCGGAGATAGGCGATCTTTCCAGTTTGCAGACGCTTTATCTGTATTCTACACAACTGAGTGGTGCAATTCCTCCGGAGCTTGGCAATCTTGCCAGTTTGCAGACGCTTCGTTTGTATTCCAATCAACTGAGTGGAACGATTCCGCCGGAGCTTGGCAATCTTGCCAGTTTGCAGACGCTTTATCTGTATTCTACACAACTGAGTGGAACGATTCCGCCGGAGCTTGGCAATCTTGCCAGTTTGCAGGCGCTTTCTTTGAATTCCAATGACCTGAGTGGAACGATTCCGTCGGAGCTTGGCAATCTTGCCAATTTAACGATACTTGATTTGAATTCCAACCAACTGAGTGGAACGATTCCGCCGGAGCTTGGCAATCTTGCCAGTTTGCAGACGCTTGATTTGGATTCCAATGCCCTGAGTGGAACGATACCGCCGGAGATAGGGAATCTTGCAAGTTTACAGGGGCTTGATTTGGACTACAATCAACTGAGCGGATGCCTCCCGGATAGTCTGAAAAATTTGTCGCTTACTTCTTTCAAGTTTGAAGACACAGAGCTTCAGGAGCCACAGGACACGGATTTCCAGAACTGGCTGGCGGGGATTACAAGTTTGGGCCGGACCAACACCCCCTGTAATCCCGACGACTCCGACGGCGACACTTTACCAGACTCGTGGGAAAAATTTCACTTCGGCGACATAACGGTCTCCGACGGCACGCAGAATCTGGACGGCGACGGCATGTCCGATCTTCAGGAATACCAGAATGGCACAGACCCGCTTTGGAGCGCAGACTCAAATCTGGCTGACGGTCTGGTGGCCCATTACCCCTTTGACGGAAACGCGGAAGAAGTCGCTGCCGGAGCCGACGGCCAGCTCAACGGCCCCGTGTTTGTCCCGGACCGGCTCGGATATGCCAACGGCGCAGCCCAATTTGACGGCACAGACGACTGGATCAACGTACCGGGGCTGAATCAGGATTTTCTTGAAAATGGCTTTTCCTTCAACCTCTGGTTCAAAACCGATGAAACCGTTGCGCGGCAGGCAATGTTCTGGTTCTCCGATGACCAGCCTTCCGCCGGAATCGTGGACGGCAAGGTGTATTTCAATTTCAAACAAAATATCGACGCATCTCCCAAGGTTCTCACCGACACAGTGGACCTGACCAAATCCGTTTACACGCCGGGCCAATGGAACATGGCAACATACACCTACGACGCTGACGTGCCCGCGATTAATTTCTATCTGAACGGCACACTCATCGGAACCCGGACGCTGAATGGCGGATTTATCAAAAGCCCCACCGGTGTATTTCGGATCGGCAGGGACGACGTCGCAGGCCGGTTTTTTGATGGCCTGATAGATGACCTGAAAATCTACTCCCGCCCGATCTCCGCAGAAGAAATTCAGCAACTGCTCGATTCCGACAACGACAAAATGCCGGACACAGTGGAAGAAGAAACTTTCGGCAATTTCTCCCATGATGAAACCCATGACACAGATCTGGACGGCATACTGGATTGGCAGGAATTCCTGTACGGAACCGATCCCAATCTCTACGACGAACCGGACCATACTGAGGAATATACGTTTACGTGCAACTTTGGCCAGCCTGAAATCACCCTGCTTCCCAACGGCTATCACAAAGTGACCGCCAGCGGCGCGGACTGGCTGGATGACACCGTGACCGGCGCACCAATGCTGCCCGTGAGAACCGCACGCCTCTTTGTGCCCCCGGGACGGGAACTCGTCGCCGTCCGAATCATCTATCACAACCTTCAGATTCTTGATGGCGCATACAATATTCAGTTTACGCCGGTTCCGCGATCGCTCGCGGACGATACCGATGGCTCAGACAGCGAAGATAAACCGGATTGGGTTACCTATGGAAAGGATGCCTACTACCCGTATATGGTGGCCTCGGATGTGGTGGAAAAACAGGTCGGGGAGGACATGAAAATCTACGATGCCGGGAGAGTCCAGCGGCTTCACGGAAATAACATCGTGGAAGCCGACGCATATCCGGTGATGTTTTATCCTGCCGGGAAAACCCTGGCGTATGCAACTGAACTGGAAGTAACCGTTTTCACCAGACCGGCGGAATCGGAGGAGGCAGATCAGATCACATTTGATAACTCGCCGGACCATGTGGAAACAGTGCTGAAAACAATTGATAATACAGATGTTTTTGAGGATTACGTGGTTGGATTGGACACTTACAGCGCGCCGGATGATAGCTGGGAATATGTGATTATCACAATCAAAGATTTGCTGGAAAAAGATTCGGAAGGCAATAACCCCTTTGAAACACTGGCGGAACACCGGCGAACCCTTGCCGGAGGCGCATACTCTACGCATATCGTCACGCTGGAGTCCATCATGGC
This window encodes:
- a CDS encoding IS110 family transposase, which translates into the protein MNNCIGIDISKNTFDVHCLADGSDHHIDYTEKNIRDTVRHFVSAKPELIVMEATGGYEIPLAEELFAAGLPVAIVNPKRIRDFAKAIGQTAKTDRIDARVIARFGATLQPPATDAPDKNVVRIRVLTARKRQLKKMRTAEKNRTEHSRDEFTAQSLQTVINTLNAQIAAVDEQVRTLIPASPELKQKAEIIQSFPGIGEKTAAALVTDMPELGTLSRRQAAALTGTAPINRDSGQFRGKRMTGGGRCEVRTMLYMPTLAAIRHNPVIRSYYNRLVSGGKEKMVAVVACMRKIIVIINCMAAKNESWNPNFA
- a CDS encoding leucine-rich repeat domain-containing protein, with the translated sequence MAKSRKRSLYSLFTFLSVFLLHGIAAADICDTVSDIPKTECEALVELYNSTDGDNWTNKSGWLTDPVVGNWYGITVKSGHVRNIQLGSNNLTGTIPSAIGNFANAVDIYLGNNNLSGSIPVEIGNLSNLETLYLDRNQLTGNVPEEIASLTNLESFAVYNNQLDGCLPVALKNISLFSFYFAGNDLREPEDTDFQNWLDGLTFVSRTNIPCTICDSITDIPKTECEALVALYNSTDGDNWTNKDGWLTDPVAGNWNGVTVESGHVTKISLFGNNLVGTIPAEIANFINLSYLDLSSNQLSGAIPAALGNLANLQSFNLYSNQLNGEIPSELANLSTLQFLNLSCNQLSGTIPSQLGNLVNLQALWLGDNELSGTVPLELGNLSNLNGLSLNINQLSGCLPDNLKNLPLTSFSFEDTDLEEPQDADFQNWLAGISNLSRTNRPCETSICDSITDIPKTECEALVALYNSTDGDNWTDKSGWLTDTVAGNWNGVTVENGHVTNISLFNNNLVGTIPAEIGNFSDLKLLWLAENQLTGEIPAEIGNLTNLETLWLATNSLSGSVPAEIGNLTNLKSLMLHTNKLTGSLPESMGNLSSLEEMMIQGNLFDGCLPETLKNLASLFVFQFDNTDLKEPQDTDFQNWLNAITVLQRTNTPCEISICDSITDIPKSECEALVALYNSTDGDNWTNKDGWLTDPVAGNWHGVTVVGGHVTSIDLSSNNLTGTIPPELGNLASLQKLYLYSNQLSGTIPPELGNLASLQRFDLTFNQLSGTIPPELGNLANLEYLALGHNELSGTIPPELGNLASLQVLYLPINKLSGTIPAELGNLASLEYLWLSSNQLSGCLPDSLKNLSLDRFGFEDTELQEPQDTDFQNWLAGITDLIRTNTPCETSICDSITDIPKTECEALVALYNSTDGDNWTNKDGWLTDPVAGNWHGVTVQGGHVVEIELKNNKLIGTLPAHLGNFTNLCTLDLGEYYGSNSNLLSGTIPSELGNLINLQELDLSANQLSGTIPPELGNLSSLQTLRLSANQLSGTIPPN
- a CDS encoding leucine-rich repeat domain-containing protein, whose product is MQTLRLSSTQLSGAIPPEIGDLSSLQTLYLYSTQLSGAIPPEIGDLSSLQTLNLSSTQLSGAIPPEIGDLSSLQTLNLSSTQLSGAIPPEIGDLSSLQTLNLSFTQLSGAIPPEIGDLSSLQTLNLSSTQLSGEIPPEIGDLSSLQTLHLSSTQLSGAIPPEIGDLSSLQTLYLYSTQLSGAIPPEIGDLSSLQTLYLYSTQLSGAIPPELGNLASLQTLRLYSNQLSGTIPPELGNLASLQTLYLYSTQLSGTIPPELGNLASLQALSLNSNDLSGTIPSELGNLANLTILDLNSNQLSGTIPPELGNLASLQTLDLDSNALSGTIPPEIGNLASLQGLDLDYNQLSGCLPDSLKNLSLTSFKFEDTELQEPQDTDFQNWLAGITSLGRTNTPCNPDDSDGDTLPDSWEKFHFGDITVSDGTQNLDGDGMSDLQEYQNGTDPLWSADSNLADGLVAHYPFDGNAEEVAAGADGQLNGPVFVPDRLGYANGAAQFDGTDDWINVPGLNQDFLENGFSFNLWFKTDETVARQAMFWFSDDQPSAGIVDGKVYFNFKQNIDASPKVLTDTVDLTKSVYTPGQWNMATYTYDADVPAINFYLNGTLIGTRTLNGGFIKSPTGVFRIGRDDVAGRFFDGLIDDLKIYSRPISAEEIQQLLDSDNDKMPDTVEEETFGNFSHDETHDTDLDGILDWQEFLYGTDPNLYDEPDHTEEYTFTCNFGQPEITLLPNGYHKVTASGADWLDDTVTGAPMLPVRTARLFVPPGRELVAVRIIYHNLQILDGAYNIQFTPVPRSLADDTDGSDSEDKPDWVTYGKDAYYPYMVASDVVEKQVGEDMKIYDAGRVQRLHGNNIVEADAYPVMFYPAGKTLAYATELEVTVFTRPAESEEADQITFDNSPDHVETVLKTIDNTDVFEDYVVGLDTYSAPDDSWEYVIITIKDLLEKDSEGNNPFETLAEHRRTLAGGAYSTHIVTLESIMANYPGRDRAEQMRNFIIDAYKNHGTKFVVLGGIVMARRNSRCCRHGDAYLLNVSNSMTVALSM
- a CDS encoding OmpP1/FadL family transporter translates to MFFIIFPYFAQASEKLELPSSPNPVGSGARALGMGGAFIAVADDATSASWNPGGLIQVKRPEYSVVLSSFHRIEDNAFGKYPEASGDQNVSDVNLNYASLTYPFDFLKRNMAVSLNYQHLFDFSREWDFSYSYQSSRLKTHRTEDFEREGQLYALGLAYCIQVTPKFSFGVTLNLWNDWFNDNEWHQKEYRRDQDTHIASGDVTETEYTWRDEYSFDGINANIGFLWNITDHWTVGAVLKTPFTGDLHHKSTFYSSLSQELQVSSGDAELDMPMSYGIGVAWHPTDQLTVSADIYRTEWDDFILEDADGSRTSMVSGLAESESDVDPTCQVRAGAEYLFLFPEKGYVVPLRGGVFYDPAPAEGSSDDFYGFSLGTGFAKSPYVFDIAYQYRFSWDVNEYLLPSLDFSQDVDEHTLYVSFIYHF